The Humulus lupulus chromosome 3, drHumLupu1.1, whole genome shotgun sequence genome window below encodes:
- the LOC133822914 gene encoding uncharacterized protein LOC133822914 → METSPPASALNLIKVLSTSRRIINNQFRHFTALSFLFIVPFSITVAVYPILQSLLPDAISESFLYLTGFGPQNADDQFTTFPTENLFLVLTYVLFTVVFSTCAITSITYSVIHGFSSQPVKLKSAMKSIAANFFPLLGTSLLAQTIVFTISVLYVAVFALLVAGAQLLGFQIDFSSPYFIILGFVMVIPLFLLVVYLHVNWCLQSVVVVAEKKWGLESLKRSASLIKGRECLALSLSLLFAFCYGVLSIGTSYSLPVTDLDGGNTSDPNHEWKCFVTRLAVQVLLSSVFRMLVLLYEMAANAVLYMYCKEAGVDHRDEDFAGEYVSLPVVDDENDPRFVSVVPSKLDSYEV, encoded by the coding sequence ATGGAAACTTCACCACCAGCATCAGCACTAAACCTCATCAAAGTGCTCTCTACATCCAGGCGCATCATCAATAATCAATTCCGCCATTTCACCGCCCTCAGTTTCCTTTTCATCGTTCCTTTCTCCATAACTGTCGCTGTGTATCCCATTCTGCAATCTCTCTTACCTGATGCCATCTCGGAAAGCTTTCTCTATCTGACTGGTTTTGGTCCTCAGAATGCTGATGATCAATTCACCACCTTTCCCACCGAAAACCTTTTCCTTGTACTCACTTATGTTCTCTTCACTGTAGTCTTCTCTACTTGTGCCATCACCTCAATCACCTACTCTGTCATCCATGGCTTCTCCAGCCAACCTGTCAAGCTCAAATCCGCAATGAAATCCATTGCCGCGAACTTCTTCCCTCTCCTAGGCACCAGTCTTCTCGCCCAAACAATTGTTTTCACAATTTCTGTTCTTTATGTGGCAGTCTTTGCTTTGTTGGTTGCTGGAGCTCAGCTGTTGGGGTTTCAGATTGATTTCTCATCGCCTTATTTTATCATACTTGGTTTTGTTATGGTGATCCCTCTGTTCTTGTTGGTGGTTTATCTGCATGTTAATTGGTGTCTGCAGTCTGTAGTTGTCGTAGCTGAAAAGAAATGGGGGTTGGAATCCTTGAAGCGGAGTGCGAGTTTGATCAAGGGAAGGGAATGTCTGGCCTTGTCACTGTCTTTGCTTTTCGCGTTTTGTTACGGTGTTCTGTCCATAGGTACGAGCTATTCTCTTCCAGTTACAGATTTGGATGGCGGTAATACTAGTGATCCTAATCATGAGTGGAAGTGTTTCGTGACCCGTTTGGCTGTCCAAGTTTTGTTGTCTTCGGTTTTTCGAATGCTGGTTCTGTTATATGAAATGGCTGCAAATGCTGTATTGTACATGTACTGCAAAGAGGCTGGTGTGGATCACAGAGATGAGGATTTTGCTGGAGAGTACGTTAGCTTGCCCGTTGTTGACGATGAGAATGATCCACGTTTCGTTTCTGTTGTGCCCTCCAAACTTGACAGTTATGAGGTTTAG
- the LOC133822915 gene encoding uncharacterized protein LOC133822915 produces the protein MATISPQPALDLWAVLFESKRILNAHSRHFLALSVLFLLPLSFSFIVFPTLQNLLAAPIPDNSKIFLSLTLLDSPNDQPLYSTNTLLLTIGFAIFAFAFSLCAVGSITYSVFHGFYGRPVKLLSAIKSVLASFFPLLGTALFVQIIVAVIVLIFGLFLYLVITSARLLGFEIAISSPYLIGLIGSVGIVLMMVLLYMQVNWTLVCVVVVVESNWGFDAFRRSAGLIKGMRGIGLSMSLFFGFFVGILAWCSSFSAMGFDDDSADGWKSWQFVVQIVLTSTFLMLVLLYDVAATTVLYMYCKAVHGELAVEIAEEFAREYVCLPFDDGKVPHLVSVVYA, from the coding sequence ATGGCGACTATCTCACCACAACCAGCTCTAGACCTGTGGGCCGTTCTATTTGAATCGAAGCGAATCCTCAACGCTCATTCTCGCCACTTCCTTGCTCTTTCCGTTCTATTCCTCCTCCCTCTTTCTTTCTCCTTCATCGTCTTCCCCACTCTTCAAAACCTCCTCGCTGCTCCAATCCCCGATAACTCTAAAATCTTCCTCAGTTTAACTCTTCTGGATTCTCCAAATGATCAACCCCTTTATTCCACGAATACCCTTTTGCTCACTATTGGTTTTGCCATCTTCGCCTTCGCCTTCTCGCTCTGCGCCGTCGGGTCAATCACCTACTCCGTCTTCCATGGCTTCTATGGTCGGCCTGTCAAGCTGTTATCCGCCATCAAATCCGTCTTAGCTTCCTTCTTCCCTCTTCTGGGAACCGCTCTTTTCGTCCAAATAATCGTCGCGGTCATCGTTCTCATCTTCGGGCTCTTCCTATATCTGGTGATAACCTCAGCTCGTTTATTGGGGTTTGAGATCGCGATCTCATCTCCTTATTTGATCGGATTAATCGGGTCTGTTGGAATTGTTCTAATGATGGTTTTGTTGTATATGCAAGTGAATTGGACCTTGGTATGTGTGGTCGTGGTCGTGGAATCGAATTGGGGTTTTGACGCTTTTAGGAGAAGTGCTGGTTTAATTAAGGGAATGAGAGGAATTGGGTTATCTATGTCCCTGTTTTTTGGGTTTTTCGTTGGGATTTTGGCTTGGTGTAGTTCGTTTTCGGCAATGGGTTTCGATGATGATAGTGCTGATGGGTGGAAGAGTTGGCAATTTGTTGTTCAAATTGTGCTGACGTCCACTTTTCTGATGCTCGTTCTGCTATACGACGTCGCTGCCACCACTGTTCTGTACATGTACTGCAAAGCTGTTCATGGGGAGCTAGCCGTGGAAATTGCTGAAGAGTTTGCTAGAGAGTATGTTTGCTTGCCCTTTGATGATGGAAAAGTTCCTCATTTAGTTTCGGTTGTCTATGCTTGA